A stretch of Procambarus clarkii isolate CNS0578487 chromosome 80, FALCON_Pclarkii_2.0, whole genome shotgun sequence DNA encodes these proteins:
- the LOC123752214 gene encoding uro-adherence factor A isoform X1 — MNWTKPSRTMKEPLTSHRRPVPVEATRDSGPQAPLGVSLSLFVVVLARPDSPGHHHHHHRQPQSPPAEVSSGYAYPAPAVSFDASAGSSLRPPGSAESQRPSGYAFPVPLQSFNPSGGNDMTPPPAPGESSEETEEPSGYSYPVPEKSFDILGSSNFAPPSAPEESSEESDEPSGYSYPVPEKSFDILGSSELAPPSAPGDSSEESEEPSGYSYPVPEKSFDILGSSNFAPPSAPAESSEESEEPSGYSYPVPEKSFDILGSSNFSPPSAPAESSEESEEPSGYSYPVPEKSFDILGSSNFSPPSAPAETSEESEEPSGYSYPVPEKSFDILGSSNFSPPSAPAESSEESEEPSGYSYPVPKKSFDILGSSNFSPPSAPAETSEESEEPSGYSYPVPEKSFDILGSSNFSPPSAPAESSEESDEPSGYSYPVPEKSFDILGSSNFSPPSAPAESSEESEEPSGYSYPVPEKSFDILGSSNFSPPSAPAETSEESEEPSGYSYPVPEKSFDILGSSNFSPPSAPAESSEESDEPSGYSYPVPEKSFDILGSSNFSPPSAPAETSEESEEPSGYSYPVPEKSFDILGSSNFSPPSAPAESSEESEEPSGYSYPVPEKSFDILGSSNFSPPSAPAESSEESEEPSGYSYPVPEKSFDILGSSNLAPPSVSGESSEESDEPSGYSYPVPEKSFDILGSSNLAPPSVSGDSSEESSGYSYPVPKKSFDTLGSDDLSPPSTPTRPSTTRLLSQTAVSRASSSTYFPPNLSAEKPVSSYFPPRESARTRPLRPRLNSLSQRKPSVQEQGQSLYQPPAQQSSEEAQEDATQTPLSVFVSAIPVPQPTYLAPASSQPRQRVPSFFQIAQPVPVTLHARAQTSSRAQATSRAQATSRSRASLSASRDQQEESEEDSEEEEEEESAGGDKREQETSSSSTNRDSAAVGTTLTQRSGGGERGRATYQPPRPSTSTRKLAAGDFDPLSHFKITTHDFSDAFKSKVFLKLVNDPSERTQRQRENARPRQSYTFPTNNPEEDKGSEESSGSVARPVQLYRAPTTQKPKTESSVETEAKASRPSQFYKFPSQVTEDEEDSDEDEDSDEEEDSSDQSENGSDESENSSDESENDGTFGYIYRVPTRRLQEARDSEESEGSNSRYTNFFNIRAGSSKQKEDSEETSNSGSSSGYSYNAPALRFQEGREDNEKQRAEKKESEKVEDEEKEDGSESEKEEGSESEKEESENLKSEEPKGSSSQFTNFFTIPTRANTRKAVSEESQASASFSGYSFDPPATKFEEGKKGEDEEGEDKEGEDKEEEDKEKKEDSDSSEKSDVRTTNFFKTASEDSDETDAKTSHFFGFTSRQASDTSQSKKRFPTIYIGGNQNKEGSEEEEETGDGQVRHPVFIVLREHPNRRGSSGNTANFYGKRDSEEDETLLFLPYITEDEDEDEPFGYLQVPSSVVPGLGRLTNLEPTQLTKDISGFITDLDNHGSTRFLSFLSQQVAKLQEESSSSEESHEDDDEAEDDEESEDDEDENDNKDREEEDKANIGREEEEEEEEKDGKNQAKNPPKPLVSSRQGIPSHFKISSPANPTRTRDYFARRTTSSSQSSTHLRTPQPNPFTKSLSSVSAATQRPQPLQDSSRSFFNTGFFKGQLSISSQKEQTEVKVPASRASGYTAPSRGSGAPKTHIPNALYSGGNRFSGSASHLQIGQPVSIF; from the exons GCACCTTTGGGTGTGTCCTTGAGCCTCTTCGTGGTGGTTCTGGCCAGACCGGACTCTCccggtcaccaccatcaccaccatcggcAACCCCAATCCCCACCAGCAGAGGTCTCCTCGGGGTATGCTTATCCCGCACCAGCGGTCTCCTTCGATGCGTCCGCAGGCAGTTCTCTTCGGCCACCCGGGTCAGCCGAGTCCCAGAGGCCTTCTGGGTATGCCTTCCCGGTCCCTCTACAATCCTTTAATCCCTCAGGAGGGAATGATATGACTCCTCCACCTGCCCCTGGCGAGTCCTCGGAAGAAACAGAAGAACCGTCAGGATATTCTTATCCTGTACCAGAGAAGTCCTTCGACATTTTAGGATCAAGCAATTTCGCTCCTCCAAGTGCTCCTGAAGAATCATCTGAAGAATCCGACGAACCATCAGGATATTCTTATCCTGTCCCAGAGAAGTCCTTTGACATCTTAGGATCAAGTGAGTTGGCCCCTCCGAGTGCTCCTGGAGACTCTTCTGAAGAATCTGAAGAACCATCAGGATATTCTTATCCTGTCCCAGAGAAGTCCTTCGACATCCTGGGATCAAGCAATTTTGCCCCTCCGAGTGCTCCTGCTGAATCATCTGAAGAATCCGAAGAACCATCAGGATATTCTTATCCTGTCCCAGAGAAGTCCTTCGACATCCTAGGATCAAGCAATTTTTCCCCTCCGAGTGCTCCTGCTGAGTCTTCTGAAGAATCCGAAGAACCATCAGGATATTCTTATCCTGTCCCAGAGAAGTCCTTCGACATCCTAGGATCAAGCAATTTTTCCCCTCCTAGTGCTCCTGCTGAAACTTCTGAAGAATCCGAAGAACCATCAGGATATTCTTATCCTGTCCCAGAGAAGTCCTTCGACATCCTAGGATCAAGCAATTTTTCCCCTCCTAGTGCTCCTGCTGAGTCTTCTGAAGAATCCGAAGAACCATCAGGATATTCTTATCCTGTCCCAAAGAAGTCCTTCGACATCCTAGGATCAAGCAATTTTTCCCCTCCTAGTGCTCCTGCTGAAACTTCTGAAGAATCCGAAGAACCATCAGGATATTCTTATCCTGTCCCAGAGAAGTCCTTCGACATCCTAGGATCAAGCAATTTTTCCCCTCCTAGTGCTCCTGCTGAGTCTTCTGAAGAATCCGACGAGCCATCAGGATATTCTTATCCTGTCCCAGAGAAGTCCTTCGACATCCTAGGATCAAGCAATTTTTCCCCTCCTAGTGCTCCTGCTGAGTCTTCTGAAGAATCCGAAGAACCATCAGGATATTCTTATCCTGTCCCAGAAAAGTCCTTCGACATCCTAGGATCAAGCAATTTTTCCCCTCCTAGTGCTCCTGCTGAAACTTCTGAAGAATCCGAAGAACCATCAGGATATTCTTATCCTGTCCCAGAGAAGTCCTTCGACATCCTAGGATCAAGCAATTTTTCCCCTCCTAGTGCTCCGGCTGAGTCTTCTGAAGAATCCGACGAGCCATCAGGATATTCTTATCCTGTCCCAGAGAAGTCCTTCGACATCCTAGGATCAAGCAATTTTTCCCCTCCTAGTGCTCCTGCTGAAACTTCTGAAGAATCCGAAGAACCATCAGGATATTCTTATCCTGTCCCAGAGAAGTCCTTCGACATCCTAGGATCAAGCAATTTTTCCCCTCCTAGTGCTCCTGCTGAATCTTCTGAAGAATCCGAAGAACCATCAGGATATTCTTATCCTGTCCCAGAGAAGTCCTTCGACATCCTAGGATCAAGCAATTTTTCCCCTCCTAGTGCTCCTGCTGAGTCTTCTGAAGAATCTGAAGAACCATCAGGATATTCTTATCCTGTCCCAGAGAAGTCTTTTGACATCCTAGGATCAAGCAATTTGGCCCCTCCAAGTGTCTCTGGTGAATCTTCTGAAGAATCCGACGAACCATCAGGATATTCTTATCCTGTCCCAGAGAAGTCCTTCGACATCCTAGGATCAAGCAATTTGGCCCCTCCAAGTGTCTCTGGTGATTCTTCTGAAGAATCGTCAGGATACTCATATCCGGTTCCAAAGAAGTCTTTTGATACACTAGGAAGCGAtgacctctctcctccctcaacaCCAACCCGTCCATCGACTACCCGGCTTCTCTCTCAGACGGCTGTGTCGAGAGCATCGAGCTCAACCTATTTCCCTCCCAATTTGTCGGCAGAAAAACCAGTctcaagctatttccctccaagaGAGTCTGCAAGAACACGACCCCTCCGTCCGAGGTTAAATTCATTGTCGCAGAGAAAGCCCAGTGTCCAGGAGCAAGGTCAGTCCTTGTACCAACCTCCGGCTCAGCAGTCCTCTGAGGAGGCTCAGGAAGACGCCACCCAGACCCCATTAAGTGTATTCGTTTCGGCAATTCCTGTTCCTCAGCCTACGTACCTCGCCCCTGCTTCCTCACAGCCACGGCAACGTGTTCCTTCCTTTTTCCAAATAGCGCAACCAGTACCTGTCACATTGCATGCACGAGCACAAACGTCAAGTCGAGCACAAGCAACAAGTCGAGCGCAAGCAACTAGCCGCTCTCGCGCATCACTATCAGCAAGTCGGGACCAGCAGGAGGAGTCCGAGGAGGAttccgaggaggaggaggaggaggagtctgcTGGTGGGGacaagagagagcaggagacgagcagcagcagcaccaacagagaCTCTGCCGCTGTGGGAACTACACTCACACAAAG ATCTGGTGGCGGGGAGAGAGGCCGCGCCACCTACCAGCCGCCCCGTCCATCCACGTCGACCAGGAAGCTCGCGGCAGGAGACTTCGACCCTCTGTCTCACTTCAAGATTACCACCCACGACTTTTCTGATGCCTTCAAAAGCAAGGTTTTTCTCAAGCTTGTGAATGACCCAagcgaaaggacacagagacagagagaaaatgCGAGGCCCAGACAGTCGTACACCTTCCCCACCAACAATCCTGAGGAGGATAAAGGTTCTGAAGAGTCTTCAGGAAGTGTTGCTCGCCCTGTCCAACTTTACAGAGCTCCTACAACACAGAAGCCAAAGACAGAAAGCAGCGTGGAGACTGAGGCAAAGGCATCTCGTCCCAGCCAATTTTACAAGTTTCCTTCACAAGTGACTGAAGACGAAGAGGACTCTGACGAGGACGAGGACTCTGACGAGGAAGAAGATAGCTCTGATCAGTCTGAAAACGGTTCTGATGAGTCTGAAAACAGTTCTGATGAGTCCGAAAACGACGGCACTTTTGGCTATATATACAGAGTACCCACCAGAAGGCTGCAAGAAGCACGGGATTCTGAAGAGTCCGAAGGAAGTAACTCTCGATACACTAACTTCTTCAACATTCGGGCTGGATCCAGCAAACAGAAGGAAGACTCTGAGGAAACTAGTAACAGTGGATCGTCATCTGGTTACTCATATAATGCCCCTGCTCTAAGATTTCAAGAAGGAAGGGAAGACAACGAAAAGCAACGTGCAGAAAAGAAAGAGTCAGAGAAAGTAGAAGATGAAGAAAAAGAAGACGGCTCAGAATCAGAAAAAGAAGAAGGCTCAGAATCAGAAAAAGAAGAATCAGAAAATCTGAAATCTGAAGAACCGAAGGGAAGCTCCTCTCAATTCACCAACTTCTTTACAATACCAACTAGAGCGAATACAAGAAAAGCAGTTTCTGAGGAATCccaggctagtgcatccttctccgGTTACTCTTTTGATCCACCTGCAACGAAATTCGAAGAGGGAAAGAAAGGAGAAGATGAAGAAGGAGAAGATAAAGAAGGAGAAgataaagaagaagaagataaagaGAAAAAAGAAGATTCGGACAGTTCAGAAAAAAGTGACGTGCGAACCACCAACTTCTTTAAAACTGCTTCTGAGGACTCTGATGAGACTGATGCCAAGACCAGTCACTTCTTTGGATTCACAAGCAGACAGGCCAGTGATACAAGTCAGTCCAAGAAAAGATTTCCAACCATTTATATTGGAGGAAATCAAAACAAAGAGggcagtgaggaggaggaggaaactgGAGATGGTCAAGTCAGACATCCTGTGTTTATAGTCCTGAGGGAGCATCCTAATCGACGAGGCTCTTCTGGCAATACTGCTAACTTCTATGGCAAGCGAGATTCTGAAGAGGATGAAACATTGTTATTCCTGCCATATATAACCGAAGATGAGGATGAAGATGAGCCTTTTGGGTACCTGCAGGTCCCATCGTCGGTAGTGCCAGGTCTGGGACGCCTGACGAACCTTGAGCCAACACAACTGACAAAGGATATATCTGGCTTCATTACTGATCTCGACAATCATGGTAGCACCCGATTCCTCTCTTTCCTTTCACAGCAGGTGGCAAAGCTACAGGAGGAAAGCAGCAGCAGCGAAGAAAGTCATGAAGATGATGATGAAGCTGAAGACGATGAAGAATCTGAAGATGATGAAGATGAGAATGACAATAAAGATAGAGAAGAGGAAGATAAGGCTAATATAggtagagaagaagaagaagaggaagaggaaaaggATGGTAAAAACCAGGCCAAAAATCCTCCAAAACCTCTTGTTTCCAGTCGGCAAGGTATTCCATCTCATTTTAAGATATCCTCACCAGCAAATCCCACACGAACCAGAGATTACTTCGCAAGGAGAACTACAAGTTCAAGTCAAAGCTCTACTCATCTTCGAACTCCTCAACCAAACCCTTTCACAAAGTCATTATCTAGTGTTTCAGCCGCGACCCAGAGACCACAGCCCCTTCAGGATTCATCGAGGTCTTTCTTTAACACAGGTTTCTTCAAAGGACAATTATCGATTTCCAGCCAAAAGGAACAGACAGAAGTGAAAGTGCCAGCCTCTCGGGCTTCAGGATATACTGCACCAAGTCGAGGCTCTGGTGCCCCCAAAACACATATCCCCAATGCTCTATATAGTGGAGGAAACAGATTTAGTGGATCTGCATCCCATTTACAGATAGGCCAGCCAGTATCTATTTTCTAA
- the LOC123752214 gene encoding uro-adherence factor A isoform X2 has protein sequence MKPFWAPLGVSLSLFVVVLARPDSPGHHHHHHRQPQSPPAEVSSGYAYPAPAVSFDASAGSSLRPPGSAESQRPSGYAFPVPLQSFNPSGGNDMTPPPAPGESSEETEEPSGYSYPVPEKSFDILGSSNFAPPSAPEESSEESDEPSGYSYPVPEKSFDILGSSELAPPSAPGDSSEESEEPSGYSYPVPEKSFDILGSSNFAPPSAPAESSEESEEPSGYSYPVPEKSFDILGSSNFSPPSAPAESSEESEEPSGYSYPVPEKSFDILGSSNFSPPSAPAETSEESEEPSGYSYPVPEKSFDILGSSNFSPPSAPAESSEESEEPSGYSYPVPKKSFDILGSSNFSPPSAPAETSEESEEPSGYSYPVPEKSFDILGSSNFSPPSAPAESSEESDEPSGYSYPVPEKSFDILGSSNFSPPSAPAESSEESEEPSGYSYPVPEKSFDILGSSNFSPPSAPAETSEESEEPSGYSYPVPEKSFDILGSSNFSPPSAPAESSEESDEPSGYSYPVPEKSFDILGSSNFSPPSAPAETSEESEEPSGYSYPVPEKSFDILGSSNFSPPSAPAESSEESEEPSGYSYPVPEKSFDILGSSNFSPPSAPAESSEESEEPSGYSYPVPEKSFDILGSSNLAPPSVSGESSEESDEPSGYSYPVPEKSFDILGSSNLAPPSVSGDSSEESSGYSYPVPKKSFDTLGSDDLSPPSTPTRPSTTRLLSQTAVSRASSSTYFPPNLSAEKPVSSYFPPRESARTRPLRPRLNSLSQRKPSVQEQGQSLYQPPAQQSSEEAQEDATQTPLSVFVSAIPVPQPTYLAPASSQPRQRVPSFFQIAQPVPVTLHARAQTSSRAQATSRAQATSRSRASLSASRDQQEESEEDSEEEEEEESAGGDKREQETSSSSTNRDSAAVGTTLTQRSGGGERGRATYQPPRPSTSTRKLAAGDFDPLSHFKITTHDFSDAFKSKVFLKLVNDPSERTQRQRENARPRQSYTFPTNNPEEDKGSEESSGSVARPVQLYRAPTTQKPKTESSVETEAKASRPSQFYKFPSQVTEDEEDSDEDEDSDEEEDSSDQSENGSDESENSSDESENDGTFGYIYRVPTRRLQEARDSEESEGSNSRYTNFFNIRAGSSKQKEDSEETSNSGSSSGYSYNAPALRFQEGREDNEKQRAEKKESEKVEDEEKEDGSESEKEEGSESEKEESENLKSEEPKGSSSQFTNFFTIPTRANTRKAVSEESQASASFSGYSFDPPATKFEEGKKGEDEEGEDKEGEDKEEEDKEKKEDSDSSEKSDVRTTNFFKTASEDSDETDAKTSHFFGFTSRQASDTSQSKKRFPTIYIGGNQNKEGSEEEEETGDGQVRHPVFIVLREHPNRRGSSGNTANFYGKRDSEEDETLLFLPYITEDEDEDEPFGYLQVPSSVVPGLGRLTNLEPTQLTKDISGFITDLDNHGSTRFLSFLSQQVAKLQEESSSSEESHEDDDEAEDDEESEDDEDENDNKDREEEDKANIGREEEEEEEEKDGKNQAKNPPKPLVSSRQGIPSHFKISSPANPTRTRDYFARRTTSSSQSSTHLRTPQPNPFTKSLSSVSAATQRPQPLQDSSRSFFNTGFFKGQLSISSQKEQTEVKVPASRASGYTAPSRGSGAPKTHIPNALYSGGNRFSGSASHLQIGQPVSIF, from the exons GCACCTTTGGGTGTGTCCTTGAGCCTCTTCGTGGTGGTTCTGGCCAGACCGGACTCTCccggtcaccaccatcaccaccatcggcAACCCCAATCCCCACCAGCAGAGGTCTCCTCGGGGTATGCTTATCCCGCACCAGCGGTCTCCTTCGATGCGTCCGCAGGCAGTTCTCTTCGGCCACCCGGGTCAGCCGAGTCCCAGAGGCCTTCTGGGTATGCCTTCCCGGTCCCTCTACAATCCTTTAATCCCTCAGGAGGGAATGATATGACTCCTCCACCTGCCCCTGGCGAGTCCTCGGAAGAAACAGAAGAACCGTCAGGATATTCTTATCCTGTACCAGAGAAGTCCTTCGACATTTTAGGATCAAGCAATTTCGCTCCTCCAAGTGCTCCTGAAGAATCATCTGAAGAATCCGACGAACCATCAGGATATTCTTATCCTGTCCCAGAGAAGTCCTTTGACATCTTAGGATCAAGTGAGTTGGCCCCTCCGAGTGCTCCTGGAGACTCTTCTGAAGAATCTGAAGAACCATCAGGATATTCTTATCCTGTCCCAGAGAAGTCCTTCGACATCCTGGGATCAAGCAATTTTGCCCCTCCGAGTGCTCCTGCTGAATCATCTGAAGAATCCGAAGAACCATCAGGATATTCTTATCCTGTCCCAGAGAAGTCCTTCGACATCCTAGGATCAAGCAATTTTTCCCCTCCGAGTGCTCCTGCTGAGTCTTCTGAAGAATCCGAAGAACCATCAGGATATTCTTATCCTGTCCCAGAGAAGTCCTTCGACATCCTAGGATCAAGCAATTTTTCCCCTCCTAGTGCTCCTGCTGAAACTTCTGAAGAATCCGAAGAACCATCAGGATATTCTTATCCTGTCCCAGAGAAGTCCTTCGACATCCTAGGATCAAGCAATTTTTCCCCTCCTAGTGCTCCTGCTGAGTCTTCTGAAGAATCCGAAGAACCATCAGGATATTCTTATCCTGTCCCAAAGAAGTCCTTCGACATCCTAGGATCAAGCAATTTTTCCCCTCCTAGTGCTCCTGCTGAAACTTCTGAAGAATCCGAAGAACCATCAGGATATTCTTATCCTGTCCCAGAGAAGTCCTTCGACATCCTAGGATCAAGCAATTTTTCCCCTCCTAGTGCTCCTGCTGAGTCTTCTGAAGAATCCGACGAGCCATCAGGATATTCTTATCCTGTCCCAGAGAAGTCCTTCGACATCCTAGGATCAAGCAATTTTTCCCCTCCTAGTGCTCCTGCTGAGTCTTCTGAAGAATCCGAAGAACCATCAGGATATTCTTATCCTGTCCCAGAAAAGTCCTTCGACATCCTAGGATCAAGCAATTTTTCCCCTCCTAGTGCTCCTGCTGAAACTTCTGAAGAATCCGAAGAACCATCAGGATATTCTTATCCTGTCCCAGAGAAGTCCTTCGACATCCTAGGATCAAGCAATTTTTCCCCTCCTAGTGCTCCGGCTGAGTCTTCTGAAGAATCCGACGAGCCATCAGGATATTCTTATCCTGTCCCAGAGAAGTCCTTCGACATCCTAGGATCAAGCAATTTTTCCCCTCCTAGTGCTCCTGCTGAAACTTCTGAAGAATCCGAAGAACCATCAGGATATTCTTATCCTGTCCCAGAGAAGTCCTTCGACATCCTAGGATCAAGCAATTTTTCCCCTCCTAGTGCTCCTGCTGAATCTTCTGAAGAATCCGAAGAACCATCAGGATATTCTTATCCTGTCCCAGAGAAGTCCTTCGACATCCTAGGATCAAGCAATTTTTCCCCTCCTAGTGCTCCTGCTGAGTCTTCTGAAGAATCTGAAGAACCATCAGGATATTCTTATCCTGTCCCAGAGAAGTCTTTTGACATCCTAGGATCAAGCAATTTGGCCCCTCCAAGTGTCTCTGGTGAATCTTCTGAAGAATCCGACGAACCATCAGGATATTCTTATCCTGTCCCAGAGAAGTCCTTCGACATCCTAGGATCAAGCAATTTGGCCCCTCCAAGTGTCTCTGGTGATTCTTCTGAAGAATCGTCAGGATACTCATATCCGGTTCCAAAGAAGTCTTTTGATACACTAGGAAGCGAtgacctctctcctccctcaacaCCAACCCGTCCATCGACTACCCGGCTTCTCTCTCAGACGGCTGTGTCGAGAGCATCGAGCTCAACCTATTTCCCTCCCAATTTGTCGGCAGAAAAACCAGTctcaagctatttccctccaagaGAGTCTGCAAGAACACGACCCCTCCGTCCGAGGTTAAATTCATTGTCGCAGAGAAAGCCCAGTGTCCAGGAGCAAGGTCAGTCCTTGTACCAACCTCCGGCTCAGCAGTCCTCTGAGGAGGCTCAGGAAGACGCCACCCAGACCCCATTAAGTGTATTCGTTTCGGCAATTCCTGTTCCTCAGCCTACGTACCTCGCCCCTGCTTCCTCACAGCCACGGCAACGTGTTCCTTCCTTTTTCCAAATAGCGCAACCAGTACCTGTCACATTGCATGCACGAGCACAAACGTCAAGTCGAGCACAAGCAACAAGTCGAGCGCAAGCAACTAGCCGCTCTCGCGCATCACTATCAGCAAGTCGGGACCAGCAGGAGGAGTCCGAGGAGGAttccgaggaggaggaggaggaggagtctgcTGGTGGGGacaagagagagcaggagacgagcagcagcagcaccaacagagaCTCTGCCGCTGTGGGAACTACACTCACACAAAG ATCTGGTGGCGGGGAGAGAGGCCGCGCCACCTACCAGCCGCCCCGTCCATCCACGTCGACCAGGAAGCTCGCGGCAGGAGACTTCGACCCTCTGTCTCACTTCAAGATTACCACCCACGACTTTTCTGATGCCTTCAAAAGCAAGGTTTTTCTCAAGCTTGTGAATGACCCAagcgaaaggacacagagacagagagaaaatgCGAGGCCCAGACAGTCGTACACCTTCCCCACCAACAATCCTGAGGAGGATAAAGGTTCTGAAGAGTCTTCAGGAAGTGTTGCTCGCCCTGTCCAACTTTACAGAGCTCCTACAACACAGAAGCCAAAGACAGAAAGCAGCGTGGAGACTGAGGCAAAGGCATCTCGTCCCAGCCAATTTTACAAGTTTCCTTCACAAGTGACTGAAGACGAAGAGGACTCTGACGAGGACGAGGACTCTGACGAGGAAGAAGATAGCTCTGATCAGTCTGAAAACGGTTCTGATGAGTCTGAAAACAGTTCTGATGAGTCCGAAAACGACGGCACTTTTGGCTATATATACAGAGTACCCACCAGAAGGCTGCAAGAAGCACGGGATTCTGAAGAGTCCGAAGGAAGTAACTCTCGATACACTAACTTCTTCAACATTCGGGCTGGATCCAGCAAACAGAAGGAAGACTCTGAGGAAACTAGTAACAGTGGATCGTCATCTGGTTACTCATATAATGCCCCTGCTCTAAGATTTCAAGAAGGAAGGGAAGACAACGAAAAGCAACGTGCAGAAAAGAAAGAGTCAGAGAAAGTAGAAGATGAAGAAAAAGAAGACGGCTCAGAATCAGAAAAAGAAGAAGGCTCAGAATCAGAAAAAGAAGAATCAGAAAATCTGAAATCTGAAGAACCGAAGGGAAGCTCCTCTCAATTCACCAACTTCTTTACAATACCAACTAGAGCGAATACAAGAAAAGCAGTTTCTGAGGAATCccaggctagtgcatccttctccgGTTACTCTTTTGATCCACCTGCAACGAAATTCGAAGAGGGAAAGAAAGGAGAAGATGAAGAAGGAGAAGATAAAGAAGGAGAAgataaagaagaagaagataaagaGAAAAAAGAAGATTCGGACAGTTCAGAAAAAAGTGACGTGCGAACCACCAACTTCTTTAAAACTGCTTCTGAGGACTCTGATGAGACTGATGCCAAGACCAGTCACTTCTTTGGATTCACAAGCAGACAGGCCAGTGATACAAGTCAGTCCAAGAAAAGATTTCCAACCATTTATATTGGAGGAAATCAAAACAAAGAGggcagtgaggaggaggaggaaactgGAGATGGTCAAGTCAGACATCCTGTGTTTATAGTCCTGAGGGAGCATCCTAATCGACGAGGCTCTTCTGGCAATACTGCTAACTTCTATGGCAAGCGAGATTCTGAAGAGGATGAAACATTGTTATTCCTGCCATATATAACCGAAGATGAGGATGAAGATGAGCCTTTTGGGTACCTGCAGGTCCCATCGTCGGTAGTGCCAGGTCTGGGACGCCTGACGAACCTTGAGCCAACACAACTGACAAAGGATATATCTGGCTTCATTACTGATCTCGACAATCATGGTAGCACCCGATTCCTCTCTTTCCTTTCACAGCAGGTGGCAAAGCTACAGGAGGAAAGCAGCAGCAGCGAAGAAAGTCATGAAGATGATGATGAAGCTGAAGACGATGAAGAATCTGAAGATGATGAAGATGAGAATGACAATAAAGATAGAGAAGAGGAAGATAAGGCTAATATAggtagagaagaagaagaagaggaagaggaaaaggATGGTAAAAACCAGGCCAAAAATCCTCCAAAACCTCTTGTTTCCAGTCGGCAAGGTATTCCATCTCATTTTAAGATATCCTCACCAGCAAATCCCACACGAACCAGAGATTACTTCGCAAGGAGAACTACAAGTTCAAGTCAAAGCTCTACTCATCTTCGAACTCCTCAACCAAACCCTTTCACAAAGTCATTATCTAGTGTTTCAGCCGCGACCCAGAGACCACAGCCCCTTCAGGATTCATCGAGGTCTTTCTTTAACACAGGTTTCTTCAAAGGACAATTATCGATTTCCAGCCAAAAGGAACAGACAGAAGTGAAAGTGCCAGCCTCTCGGGCTTCAGGATATACTGCACCAAGTCGAGGCTCTGGTGCCCCCAAAACACATATCCCCAATGCTCTATATAGTGGAGGAAACAGATTTAGTGGATCTGCATCCCATTTACAGATAGGCCAGCCAGTATCTATTTTCTAA